The Alkalihalobacillus sp. LMS6 genomic interval CAATCGTTATAATCGACACGTTACATTGGGCGACGAAGCGCTGCATGCTATACAACAATGGCATTGGCCAGGGAATATTCGAGAATTAAAGAACGCGATTGATTATGTCGTCGCGACAACGCCTGTTGGGGTTGCCGGAAAAGAGTCCTTGCCGAAGCCGTTATGGGAAGAAGGGCTAGACGAAGAGGATGGTCGTACATTAAAGGATGTGCTCCAGGCTGTTGAGAAGCGGATGATTGAAGAAGCGATCGTGAAACACAAAACAACACGAGCAGCAGCAAACGCGTTAAAGATTAGCCAAGCGGCACTCGTTACGAAGCGTCAAAGCTACCGAAATCTTGATCAAAAATAAAATCAAACGATTAGAAAATAGATCAATTTCTTTCGTTTTCCCCTATAAACAAGCGCCAATACAGTTGGCACGATTTTTGCTTCTCACTCTTTATACGAATAGGGGGAAATGAAAATGAATCAACAACTTTTTAAAAGCGCTTACAAAATTTGGACAGGTGCTGGCGCAACGGCACAATTAAAACATGAAGTGGCACGACTTCAAATGAACAATCCGCTAATTGTGAGTGATGCCATTATAAAACAAGTAGGCTTGCTCGACGAAGTGTGCGCCTCGTTAGATGAGGCTTCGTTCGGAACGTTTTTGGACGTTGAACCTGAACCTGCATTTCCAGTCATTGAAGCATGTAAAAAAGTGTTTCTGGCTGGTGGCCATGATGGATTTATTGCTATTGGTGGAGGAAGTGCCATTGATACGGCAAAAGCGGCGTCCGCCTATGCGACATACGATGGATCTTTGCATGATTTTGTTGGTACGGATTTGGTGCCGCAAAAAGGAGCACCACTTATTGCGATCCCGACCACAGCTGGTACAGGGTCTGAAGTGACAAATATCGCCATTTTATCAGACAAAGATGCACAATTAAAAAAAGGGATTGCCAGTGATTATCTTTTGCCTGATGTCGCAATTGTGGCGCCGGAAATGACGCGGACCGCTCCACAGCATGTGACCGCAGCAAGTGGAATTGATGCGATGGTACATGGTATTGAAGCATATTTATCAGTAAATGCATCACCGATAACGGATGCCTTGGCGCTTCAATCGATCACGATGATCGCGCGTAGTCTACCAAAGGCTTATTCGAATTCGCACCAGTTAGCAGCGAGAGAAGAAATGGCAACAGCAAGTTTAATGGCAGGAATGGCGTTTGGCAATGCAGGTGTTGGTGCAGTACATGCATTGGCTTACCCTCTAGGGGGACGCTTCCAAATGGCACATGGCGTCAGCAACGCTCTGCTCCTACCGTTTGTCATGGAAGTGAATAAACCAGCTTGCTTAGAACGGCTAAAAGACATTGCCGATGCGCTAGGCGAGCAAACATCGGGCTTAAGTCTAAATGAAGCAGCAGATCGAGCGATTGTGGCCATGACGCGTTTATGTGCGCAGGTGAAGATTCCAGCTAGTTTAAAAGAGTTTGATATTCAAGAAAGTGATTTAGAAGAGATGGCAGAAGATGCGTCTAAAATTGAACGTCTATTAAAAAATAACCCTCGCCAGCTAACGAAAGCTGAAATTTACGAGATTTATCAGGCTGCATATGTAGGACGGGCACAGCAATGAAATGGAAGCAGCGACAGTTCGGTCAAGAAACGCCGTATCAACCATTAGGTCCTTTTAAAATTCGCGTGCCGTTTTACCATTATCGATTTGAATGGCCTGACTACGTCCAAGGCTTGCTCATGTGTGCCGTTGATCTAGCTGCCATACCACTCTTAATGGAATTGCTTGGCATGCCTTTTGAAGCAGCCTTGGCTGTTGTGATTTTAAATGGTCTGCTCTATTTAACGCACCATTTATTAGGGGATCCGGTTGTGCCAGGTTGGATTACGCCAGCGATTCCTTTAATCATGATTTATGTGTCTTCCTTTCCAGAAGATGAGCGGGTCCATGCATTGATTGCCTTTCAGTTAACCCTCGGTCTACTATCAATCTTTCTAGGGGCGACAGGGTTGGCAAGTAAAGTGGTACGGTTTGTGCCAAGTGCGATTAAATCAGGTGTCATTTTAGGGGCAGGGATTATTGCAGTCATCACCATTTTTGAAGTGGGAGGTCGGTTTGAATCATTCCCGTGGACGATATCGATTGCGATTGGAATTGGCTTCTACTTGTTGTTTTCTAAACACTTTCAAAAGTTGAAAGCGAGGGGTGGGCTCTATGGTTTGGTTGGTAAATTAGGTATTTTGCCAATTATTCTCCTTGCTGTTATCGTTGCACCTTTATTTGGAGAAGCCCCGTGGCCAAACATAGAATGGGGATTTTCGAAGCCGGATTTTATTACACTTTGGAGTGAGTATACGTTGTTTGGGGTAGGTTTTCCGCCACTTATGATGTTTTTAACCTGTTTGCCGACGGTTTTTGCTGCTTACCTTGTGTTGTTTGGTGACATTTTGCAAGCAAAAGCAATTATTAAAGAAGCCGATGTAGTTCGTCAAGATGAAAAAGTTGATTACAACCCGAACCGTGCTCATCTTATTTTCGGCGGTCGAAATGGCATCATGAGTATCATCGGTCCGGATGTCACGATGGCAGGTCCGACTTGGGCGGCGATGCAAGTAGTCATTGCCGAGCGCTTTAAAGAAGGAAAAAAATCCATGCACTCCATTTTTGGAGGAATGGGATCGTTTCGGTTTGGGACAAACACGGGGTTATTGCTGTTGCCAATTGTGAGTTTAGTTGAGCCGATTCTTGGAGTAGCGATGGCGCTCACTCTATTAATTCAAGGTTATGTGAGTGTGCGAATCGGGATACTAGAAGCGAAGAGTCAGAGAGACTTAGGGATAGCGGGGATTATTGCTGCCATTTTAGCGGTAAAAGGTGCTGCTTGGGCATTTGCCGCAGGAGTCATCCTCTGTCTATTAATCTACGGCAAGCAATTTTTTAAAGGCGAAACTGATGAGACATTCGTAAAAGATCAAGAGGAAGAAAAGAGAGGTGCGTAACGATGAAAAAAGGACTATTTATCAATAATGAAGTGGTTTGGACAGACGATGTCATGGAGGTGGAGAATCCAGCAACTAAGGAAATCATTGGGACTGTTGCGAAAGCAGGAGCGAAAGAAGCGAGTGCTGCTGTAGATGCGGCCGCCGACGCCTTGCAAGTTTGGAAAAGCAAAACAGCAGCTGAACGCAGTGAATACTTGATGGCATGGCACGCACGTATAAAAGAAGAAGAAGAGGCTCTTGGAGAAGGAATGACCCTTGAACAAGGGAAACCTCTAGCAGAAGCAGTTGGGGAAATTCGTTATGCGAACAGTTTTCTCTCGTGGTATGCAGAGGAAGGGAAGCGAGTTTATGGAGAGACCGTTCCAGCAAGCGCGCCGAACAAGCGAATTATTGTACAGAAACAAGCGATCGGTGTCATTGCGGCGATTACCCCGTGGAATTTTCCGGCTGCGATGTTAACGCGAAAACTAGGTCCAGCGCTAGCGGCAGGATGCACAGCTGTCGTGAAGCCGTCAGAGCTTACACCTTTTACCGCTTATCGACTCGCGGAACTTGCGTTGGAAGCAGGAATTCCAAAAGGAGTCATCAATGTGGTTACTGGTGACGCATCCGCAATTGGGAAGGCTTGGATGGAAGATGAGCGAGTTCGGAAAGTTTCGTTTACTGGATCAACCGCAGTTGGGAAATTGTTGATGCGACAAGCAGCAGATACTGTAAAAAAACTTTCGCTAGAATTGGGTGGGCATGCACCGTTTATCGTGACCGAACATGCGGACATCGCTAAAGCCGTAAAGGGATTAATGGGCTCGAAGTACCGGAATGGCGGTCAGACGTGTGTTTGCGCGAACCGTGTTTACGTACATGAATCAATTAAAAAATCGTTCACTAAAGCGTTTATTGAAGAAATGAGCGCTTTGAAGACCGGTAATGGCCTTTCCGCTGATTCCGATATTGGTCCCCTTGTCAATCAGAGTGCTGTAGAGAAAGTAGACAAACACCTCCGTGATGCGGAAGCAAAAGGAGGAACCCTTGTTTACGGACAGGAACCACAAGAGACAGGTGGCTATTATCAAACGCCTGTTGTCGTAACGAATGCAACGGATGAGATGTTATGTATGAATGAAGAAACATTTGGTCCACTTGCACCAATTGCTAGTTATGAAACGATTGAAGATGTGATCGAGCGAGCCAATCAAACACCATTTGGTTTAGCTGCTTATGTGTATTCAAATGATCTGACGGAAGCATTTATGATTTCTGAAGCGTTAGAGTACGGCATTGTCGGATTAAATGATGGACTGCCATCCGTTGCTCAAGCGCCTTTTGGGGGAATGAAAGAAAGTGGCTTAGGACGTGAAGGTGGACACTGGGGCATAGAGGAGTACTTAGAAGTAAAATACATCTCGATGCAGTTATAGAAAGGATAAAAGCGCTCACTTTGAGCGCTTTTTCTAGTAGAAACAATTCAGTCCCCTTTTATTGTGTGAATTCTGTATAATATGAAAAAAGGGGGAGTAGAGTTGAAACTACTACAAGCGACAAAAGATGATTTAACAGGCGTTTCTCTTCTCTTTAACCAATACAGAATGTTCTATAACCAATTGGATGACATGAATGGTGCAAAATCGTATATAAGAGAACGATTACAACAAGGGGATTCAATCATTTTTGTTATGAAAGAAGGAGACACCTATTTAGGTTTTACGCAGTTATACCCGACCTTTTCATCAATCTCAATGAAAAAGGCTTGGATTCTCAATGATTTGTATGTACATGAAGAGGCACGAGGAAAAGGTGTCGCTGAATCGCTCTTAAATCGAGCAAAAGCATTTGCTTTGGAGACTGAAGCAGTAAGTATTGCCTTAAGTACTGCGCCGGATAATCTACCTGCACAACAATTGTATGAAAAAATTGGGTATGAGCG includes:
- a CDS encoding NAD-dependent succinate-semialdehyde dehydrogenase, giving the protein MKKGLFINNEVVWTDDVMEVENPATKEIIGTVAKAGAKEASAAVDAAADALQVWKSKTAAERSEYLMAWHARIKEEEEALGEGMTLEQGKPLAEAVGEIRYANSFLSWYAEEGKRVYGETVPASAPNKRIIVQKQAIGVIAAITPWNFPAAMLTRKLGPALAAGCTAVVKPSELTPFTAYRLAELALEAGIPKGVINVVTGDASAIGKAWMEDERVRKVSFTGSTAVGKLLMRQAADTVKKLSLELGGHAPFIVTEHADIAKAVKGLMGSKYRNGGQTCVCANRVYVHESIKKSFTKAFIEEMSALKTGNGLSADSDIGPLVNQSAVEKVDKHLRDAEAKGGTLVYGQEPQETGGYYQTPVVVTNATDEMLCMNEETFGPLAPIASYETIEDVIERANQTPFGLAAYVYSNDLTEAFMISEALEYGIVGLNDGLPSVAQAPFGGMKESGLGREGGHWGIEEYLEVKYISMQL
- a CDS encoding N-acetyltransferase; this translates as MKLLQATKDDLTGVSLLFNQYRMFYNQLDDMNGAKSYIRERLQQGDSIIFVMKEGDTYLGFTQLYPTFSSISMKKAWILNDLYVHEEARGKGVAESLLNRAKAFALETEAVSIALSTAPDNLPAQQLYEKIGYERDEKFYHYELNLV
- a CDS encoding iron-containing alcohol dehydrogenase, translating into MNQQLFKSAYKIWTGAGATAQLKHEVARLQMNNPLIVSDAIIKQVGLLDEVCASLDEASFGTFLDVEPEPAFPVIEACKKVFLAGGHDGFIAIGGGSAIDTAKAASAYATYDGSLHDFVGTDLVPQKGAPLIAIPTTAGTGSEVTNIAILSDKDAQLKKGIASDYLLPDVAIVAPEMTRTAPQHVTAASGIDAMVHGIEAYLSVNASPITDALALQSITMIARSLPKAYSNSHQLAAREEMATASLMAGMAFGNAGVGAVHALAYPLGGRFQMAHGVSNALLLPFVMEVNKPACLERLKDIADALGEQTSGLSLNEAADRAIVAMTRLCAQVKIPASLKEFDIQESDLEEMAEDASKIERLLKNNPRQLTKAEIYEIYQAAYVGRAQQ